A portion of the Adhaeribacter radiodurans genome contains these proteins:
- the corA gene encoding magnesium/cobalt transporter CorA, which produces MIRSFYIQENELHWEKNPTRFLSDGDKQIIWVDLQSPSAEEMKQVEKHFGIEFFTAQEAAEIESSSRYFEDSSGFEANSAFVVYEGASYTTRQISFILKDDLLFTLRRADLKSFAETVRKIKTFKKGTTTKAIQIWLLLLETQIDYDADFIEYLTRTTNTVSKKLVKEKSIQEENLLRITELQENTILIRESIVDKQRLVSSMLKSFQVEEPEKERLRIIIKDINSLLQHTQFSFERLEYLQNTFLGLVNIEQNQVIKIFTVVTVVFMPPTLIASIYGMNFKFMPELNWLAGYPFALALMVISSMAFLWYFKRKKWL; this is translated from the coding sequence ATGATCAGAAGCTTTTATATCCAGGAAAACGAACTGCATTGGGAGAAAAATCCAACTAGGTTTTTGTCAGATGGCGACAAACAAATTATTTGGGTCGATTTGCAGTCGCCATCGGCGGAAGAAATGAAACAGGTGGAAAAGCATTTCGGCATTGAATTCTTTACGGCCCAGGAAGCTGCCGAAATTGAAAGCAGCTCGCGTTATTTTGAGGATAGTAGTGGGTTCGAGGCTAACAGTGCGTTTGTGGTGTACGAAGGCGCTTCTTATACTACCCGTCAGATTTCGTTTATTTTAAAAGACGATTTACTTTTTACGCTTCGGCGTGCCGACCTAAAATCGTTTGCCGAGACAGTCAGGAAAATCAAAACCTTTAAAAAAGGAACCACTACTAAAGCTATCCAAATTTGGCTGCTGCTCCTGGAAACCCAGATTGACTACGACGCCGACTTTATCGAGTATTTAACCCGCACTACCAATACGGTTAGTAAAAAGCTGGTAAAGGAAAAATCCATTCAGGAAGAAAACCTGTTACGGATTACCGAGTTGCAGGAAAATACTATTCTCATCCGCGAAAGTATCGTGGATAAACAGCGGTTGGTTTCGTCGATGCTGAAAAGTTTTCAGGTAGAAGAGCCGGAAAAAGAGCGATTACGGATTATTATTAAAGACATAAACTCGCTCTTGCAACATACCCAGTTTAGCTTCGAACGCCTGGAATATTTACAAAATACCTTTCTGGGTCTGGTGAATATTGAGCAAAACCAGGTAATAAAAATTTTTACCGTAGTTACGGTAGTGTTTATGCCACCCACGCTTATTGCCAGTATTTACGGGATGAATTTTAAGTTTATGCCCGAACTAAATTGGCTGGCGGGGTACCCTTTTGCCCTGGCCTTAATGGTGATCTCGTCGATGGCGTTTTTGTGGTATTTTAAGCGTAAGAAATGGCTGTAG
- a CDS encoding APC family permease → MAENSTGFKREIKLFDAIMIVTGGMIGSGIFIVSADIARLVGSAGWLLLVWLLAGFITIIAALSYGELSSMFPNVGGQYVYLREAYNKMVAFLYGWTLFLVIQTGVIAAVAMAFARFTGVFLPWFSETNVLFRVGGYPFTTVQLLAVGVLLLLNFINARGVKSGKWIANIFSSTKILALLALIVLGIAFGMDENVVQANFSNLWQAQQVTASSSTPVPLAGAGLLIAIGLAMIGSMFSSDCWNVIGFSGDEIINPKRTIVLSMVIGTIVVTVLYALVNIVYLLVLPLQGSPEGTTVLSRGIQFAADDRVGTAVAEAVGGPKATLFIAFLIMVSTFGCINTVMLSGARVYYTIARDGLFFPQLARLNKNGVPAIALYCQTAWACLLCVSGKYGDMLNYVMFSVLLFYIITIIGIFILRRTQPDRPRPYKAIGYPVIPAIYVILTSGICFVLLLFQPAYAGAGLILVGLGIPVYYIFRKQFKEIPVAN, encoded by the coding sequence ATGGCAGAAAACTCTACAGGTTTTAAAAGAGAAATAAAATTATTCGATGCAATTATGATAGTTACCGGCGGCATGATTGGCTCCGGAATTTTTATTGTAAGCGCCGATATTGCCCGGTTGGTAGGTTCGGCTGGTTGGTTATTGTTAGTTTGGCTGTTGGCTGGTTTTATTACTATTATTGCGGCCCTCAGTTACGGCGAGCTTTCGTCTATGTTTCCGAATGTGGGCGGGCAATACGTGTACCTGCGCGAAGCCTACAACAAAATGGTAGCTTTCCTGTACGGCTGGACTCTTTTCCTGGTAATTCAAACGGGAGTAATTGCGGCAGTAGCTATGGCTTTTGCGCGTTTCACGGGCGTGTTTCTACCTTGGTTTTCGGAAACCAATGTGTTATTTCGGGTAGGAGGCTATCCATTTACCACCGTGCAATTATTAGCCGTGGGCGTGTTGTTGTTGCTTAATTTTATTAATGCACGCGGTGTAAAAAGCGGTAAATGGATTGCCAATATTTTCAGCAGTACTAAAATTCTGGCTTTACTCGCGCTTATTGTTTTAGGTATTGCTTTCGGGATGGATGAAAACGTGGTACAGGCTAATTTTAGTAATTTATGGCAAGCCCAACAAGTAACCGCCAGTTCTTCTACTCCCGTGCCTCTGGCAGGTGCCGGTTTATTAATTGCTATTGGTTTGGCCATGATTGGCTCTATGTTTTCGAGTGATTGCTGGAACGTAATTGGTTTTTCGGGCGATGAGATTATAAACCCTAAGCGCACGATTGTACTAAGCATGGTAATTGGTACCATTGTGGTAACCGTACTGTATGCGTTAGTAAATATTGTTTATTTATTGGTATTACCCCTGCAAGGTTCCCCGGAAGGTACAACTGTTTTGAGCCGGGGAATACAATTTGCGGCCGATGACCGGGTAGGAACAGCCGTAGCCGAAGCGGTGGGTGGCCCAAAAGCTACTTTGTTTATTGCTTTTTTAATAATGGTATCTACGTTTGGCTGTATTAATACCGTAATGCTTTCCGGGGCGCGCGTATACTACACCATTGCCCGCGATGGCTTGTTTTTTCCGCAACTGGCCCGGTTAAATAAAAATGGAGTACCGGCAATAGCCTTGTATTGCCAAACCGCCTGGGCCTGCTTACTCTGCGTATCAGGCAAGTACGGCGACATGTTAAATTACGTCATGTTTTCGGTACTGCTTTTTTACATTATTACCATAATCGGCATTTTTATTTTACGCCGCACCCAGCCCGACCGGCCAAGGCCCTATAAAGCAATAGGTTACCCAGTTATACCGGCTATTTACGTAATTCTAACCTCGGGTATTTGCTTCGTGTTATTGTTGTTTCAGCCGGCTTATGCAGGTGCAGGTTTAATTTTGGTAGGTTTAGGAATTCCGGTTTATTATATCTTCCGCAAGCAGTTTAAAGAAATTCCGGTGGCTAATTAA
- the cmoA gene encoding carboxy-S-adenosyl-L-methionine synthase CmoA, giving the protein MASEVKIEKDEVFKDEINKVSDFKFSANVANVFDDMVNRSVPFYGEMQRMTAELAADFVQPGTNVYDLGCSTGTTMIGMNTIIPPDIRFVGVDDAVEMLEKCDIKLKEAGFERPYDLQVADLNVNVDIQNASVVVLCLTLQFVRPIFREKLVKTILNGLVPGGVLILVEKILAEDSVFNREFIKYYYNHKRRNNYSELEISQKREALENVLIPYKLSENIHMLRDAGFGHCEVFFKWYNFSGLIAVKK; this is encoded by the coding sequence ATGGCTTCAGAAGTAAAAATAGAAAAAGACGAAGTTTTTAAAGACGAAATAAACAAGGTTTCGGATTTTAAATTTAGCGCCAACGTTGCCAACGTATTCGACGATATGGTAAACCGATCGGTACCATTTTACGGCGAAATGCAACGCATGACGGCCGAACTGGCCGCCGATTTTGTGCAACCCGGCACCAACGTTTACGATTTGGGCTGCTCTACCGGCACCACCATGATTGGCATGAACACAATCATTCCGCCAGATATTCGGTTTGTTGGGGTGGACGATGCGGTAGAAATGCTGGAGAAGTGCGATATTAAGTTAAAAGAAGCTGGTTTTGAACGCCCATACGATTTGCAGGTAGCTGATTTAAACGTAAACGTCGATATCCAGAATGCCTCGGTGGTAGTATTGTGTTTAACCTTACAATTTGTGCGGCCAATTTTCCGGGAGAAACTGGTAAAAACCATCCTGAATGGCTTAGTACCCGGTGGTGTTTTAATTTTGGTAGAAAAAATTTTAGCGGAAGACAGCGTTTTTAACCGCGAGTTTATTAAATATTATTACAACCATAAACGCCGCAATAATTACAGCGAACTGGAGATTTCGCAAAAACGCGAAGCTTTAGAGAATGTATTAATTCCTTACAAATTATCCGAGAACATTCATATGCTGCGTGATGCGGGTTTTGGTCATTGCGAGGTGTTTTTTAAATGGTATAATTTCTCGGGCTTAATTGCAGTAAAAAAATAA
- a CDS encoding methyltransferase family protein produces the protein MVTIGNFFFKYRNLLFIFLYLALFIPSPDIFTPEIFGENYYWWPIIIGLVVTVSGQAIRGATIGLAYIIRGGKDKKVYAEKLVTEGIFNHCRNPLYVGNILMLLGVGILSNSLIYVGILIPLFLFIYQAIVLAEENFLRNKFGAQFDAYCQRVNRWIPSLKGISKTFEGMHFNANRWILKEYNTQFVWLVGITLILLFKYPQLTNSSEETRNSLLYVILPALLVIYLFVKYLKKTGKMVA, from the coding sequence ATGGTAACTATTGGTAATTTCTTTTTTAAGTACCGCAACCTGCTTTTTATTTTTCTGTATTTAGCACTGTTTATTCCGTCGCCGGATATTTTTACGCCCGAAATTTTTGGTGAAAATTATTATTGGTGGCCCATTATAATTGGTTTAGTGGTAACAGTTAGCGGCCAGGCCATCCGGGGAGCTACCATTGGGTTGGCCTATATTATTCGCGGCGGCAAAGACAAAAAAGTTTACGCCGAAAAGTTGGTTACCGAAGGTATTTTTAACCATTGCCGCAACCCGCTTTACGTAGGTAATATTTTAATGCTGCTAGGGGTAGGAATTTTATCGAACTCGCTTATTTACGTGGGCATTCTTATTCCATTGTTCCTGTTTATTTACCAGGCTATTGTACTCGCCGAAGAAAACTTCTTACGCAATAAATTTGGTGCGCAGTTCGATGCTTATTGCCAACGCGTAAACCGTTGGATACCTAGTTTAAAAGGTATTAGCAAAACGTTTGAAGGCATGCATTTTAATGCGAACCGTTGGATTTTAAAGGAATACAATACCCAATTTGTCTGGCTGGTAGGTATTACGCTCATTCTGCTATTCAAATATCCGCAGTTAACTAATTCCAGCGAAGAAACCCGCAATAGTTTGCTCTACGTGATTTTGCCGGCGTTATTAGTAATTTATTTATTTGTGAAGTACCTGAAAAAAACGGGTAAAATGGTTGCTTAA
- a CDS encoding NDR1/HIN1-like protein has protein sequence MKRFLKITGILVSLILIGGVVVYAFTPREKLLAYVIPEINNIRITDIYINNQQATMKVHFNATSKIAPVYIYHLTYDFRLYGQSITHGEQQLSPKSQTRRIQRFALPVSINYNQVGALIQQQITKNDSVEAHFQINCDLPFIGSRSFNVTRKLPIVLPVLSVPQITAVKTEDFGFRHQRLILTLTIQNPNNFDFYLRDLKLNAQLKDYLAAGSLGKDYLIQAHQAASLDIPSTTAITQAQADSLTSASNLSGSYTLKANLVAEPVSESIGTIRFSVATNGTISAPEIK, from the coding sequence ATGAAACGATTTCTGAAAATAACGGGCATTCTGGTGAGTTTAATTTTAATCGGGGGAGTGGTAGTATACGCTTTCACACCCCGGGAAAAATTGCTTGCCTATGTAATTCCAGAAATAAATAATATTCGGATAACCGATATTTATATTAATAACCAGCAAGCTACCATGAAGGTACACTTCAATGCTACTTCTAAAATTGCTCCGGTGTATATTTATCACTTGACCTATGATTTCCGGTTGTACGGTCAAAGTATTACGCACGGAGAGCAACAATTATCCCCCAAAAGTCAAACCCGAAGAATCCAGCGTTTTGCCCTGCCGGTAAGTATTAATTACAACCAAGTGGGTGCTTTGATACAGCAACAAATTACTAAAAACGATTCAGTAGAGGCCCACTTTCAAATTAACTGCGACTTACCATTCATTGGTAGCCGGAGCTTTAATGTTACTCGAAAATTACCAATTGTTCTGCCAGTATTATCTGTTCCTCAAATTACAGCGGTAAAAACAGAAGATTTTGGCTTTCGGCACCAGCGCTTGATCTTAACTTTGACGATCCAAAACCCCAATAATTTTGATTTTTACTTACGCGATTTAAAACTGAATGCGCAATTAAAAGATTACCTGGCTGCCGGAAGTTTGGGAAAAGATTACCTGATTCAGGCCCATCAGGCAGCTTCGCTGGATATTCCTTCTACTACGGCCATTACCCAAGCACAGGCCGATTCACTAACTTCAGCCAGTAACCTTTCGGGTTCTTATACTTTAAAGGCCAACCTGGTTGCCGAACCTGTAAGTGAATCAATCGGTACTATCCGCTTTAGTGTGGCTACAAATGGCACCATTTCAGCGCCAGAAATCAAATAA
- a CDS encoding long-chain-fatty-acid--CoA ligase — protein sequence MFNLATFLQASAVHSGHKNAFTFGETTLTYAQVNGAANQVANGLRSLGLQTGDKVALSCFNLPYFPIIYYGILKAGAVVVPLNVLFKTDEIAYHLADSQAKAYFCFTGNAELPMAQMGHAAFINTPTCTHFFEITPNPADAPAIAGVKTFSNLISAQPTTLNIIPTAAEDTAVIVYTSGTTGKPKGAQLTHSSLAFNAILSADLFKLTAADRTIIVLPLFHIFAMTCLMNAGVYRAAHGILLPKFDAETVFGLLQKHEITLFVGVPTMYWALLHCTSKNFDYNKITQNMRLAVSGGAALPVRVLEDFQERFKVLILEGYGMSEGSPVVTFNQTEVGTKPGSIGTPVWGVEVKLVDQNGEEVPTGQKGELLFRGHNVMQGYYNRPAETDEVLRDGWMHSGDVAIKDEDGFYFIVDRTKDIIIRGGLNVYPREVEEIIMKHQAVSLTAVIGVPHEKLGEEIKAFIVLKEGKQATADEIREFAKNSMAAYKYPRAIEFVKSLPMTATGKILKKDLRTRLKVTS from the coding sequence ATGTTTAACCTAGCTACTTTTTTACAAGCAAGCGCCGTTCATTCGGGCCATAAAAATGCCTTTACCTTCGGCGAAACTACTTTAACGTATGCGCAGGTAAATGGGGCAGCGAACCAGGTAGCCAATGGCCTGCGAAGCCTGGGTTTGCAAACGGGCGATAAAGTTGCCTTAAGTTGTTTTAATCTGCCTTATTTCCCGATTATTTATTATGGTATTTTAAAAGCCGGCGCAGTAGTAGTGCCGCTCAATGTTTTGTTTAAAACCGATGAAATAGCCTATCACCTCGCCGATAGCCAGGCTAAAGCTTATTTTTGTTTTACCGGAAATGCCGAATTACCCATGGCGCAAATGGGGCATGCTGCCTTTATTAATACTCCTACCTGCACCCACTTTTTTGAAATTACGCCTAACCCTGCCGATGCACCTGCAATTGCCGGGGTAAAAACGTTTAGCAACTTAATTAGCGCGCAACCAACTACTTTAAATATTATTCCAACTGCGGCCGAAGACACCGCGGTAATTGTGTACACTTCCGGTACTACCGGCAAACCCAAAGGAGCGCAACTAACCCATTCCAGTTTAGCTTTTAATGCTATTTTATCGGCCGATTTATTTAAACTAACTGCTGCTGACCGGACCATTATTGTGCTGCCGTTGTTTCATATTTTTGCGATGACCTGTTTAATGAACGCGGGCGTTTATCGGGCAGCCCACGGCATTTTACTTCCTAAATTCGACGCCGAAACGGTATTTGGTTTATTGCAAAAACACGAAATAACCCTTTTTGTGGGGGTACCTACCATGTACTGGGCCTTATTACATTGCACGAGTAAAAACTTCGACTACAATAAAATTACGCAGAACATGCGTTTGGCCGTTTCGGGCGGAGCAGCTTTACCCGTCCGGGTTTTAGAAGATTTTCAGGAACGCTTTAAGGTACTTATTCTGGAAGGTTATGGCATGTCAGAAGGTTCGCCGGTGGTAACATTTAACCAAACAGAAGTAGGCACCAAGCCCGGCTCTATTGGTACTCCCGTTTGGGGAGTAGAAGTAAAGTTAGTAGACCAAAACGGCGAGGAAGTGCCCACCGGCCAGAAAGGAGAGTTGCTATTTCGGGGCCATAACGTTATGCAGGGGTATTACAATCGGCCCGCTGAAACGGATGAAGTACTACGGGATGGTTGGATGCATTCCGGCGATGTGGCCATTAAAGATGAAGATGGTTTTTACTTTATTGTGGATAGAACCAAAGATATTATTATCCGGGGCGGCTTAAATGTATACCCCCGCGAAGTAGAAGAAATAATAATGAAACACCAGGCAGTTTCGCTAACTGCCGTTATTGGAGTGCCCCACGAAAAATTAGGCGAAGAAATTAAAGCATTTATTGTACTGAAGGAAGGAAAGCAAGCTACTGCGGACGAGATCCGGGAATTTGCTAAAAACAGCATGGCTGCTTATAAGTACCCTCGCGCAATAGAATTTGTAAAATCATTACCCATGACTGCTACCGGTAAAATTCTAAAAAAAGACCTAAGAACCCGACTAAAGGTAACTTCCTGA